In Streptomyces seoulensis, the following are encoded in one genomic region:
- the dcd gene encoding dCTP deaminase, giving the protein MLLSDKDIRAEIDAGRVRIDPFEESMVQPSSIDVRLDRYFRVFENHRYPHIDPSVEQPDLTRLVEPEGDEPFILHPGEFVLASTYEVITLPDDLASRLEGKSSLGRLGLVTHSTAGFIDPGFSGHVTLELSNLATLPIKLWPGMKIGQLCMFRLSSPAEHPYGSERYGSRYQGQRGPTASRSFLNFHRTQV; this is encoded by the coding sequence GTGCTTCTCTCAGACAAGGACATCCGGGCCGAGATCGACGCCGGGCGGGTCCGGATCGATCCCTTCGAAGAATCCATGGTTCAGCCCTCGAGCATCGACGTACGGCTGGACCGTTACTTCCGGGTGTTCGAGAACCACCGGTACCCCCACATCGACCCCTCCGTGGAGCAGCCGGACCTCACCCGGCTGGTGGAGCCCGAGGGCGACGAGCCGTTCATCCTGCACCCCGGTGAGTTCGTGCTGGCGAGCACGTACGAGGTCATCACGCTTCCCGACGACCTCGCCTCCCGTCTGGAGGGCAAGAGCTCGCTGGGCCGGCTCGGCCTGGTCACCCACTCCACCGCCGGCTTCATCGACCCCGGCTTCAGCGGCCACGTCACCCTGGAGCTGTCCAACCTCGCCACCCTGCCGATCAAGCTCTGGCCCGGTATGAAGATCGGCCAGCTCTGCATGTTCCGGCTGTCCTCCCCCGCCGAGCACCCCTACGGCAGCGAGCGCTACGGCTCCCGCTACCAGGGCCAGCGCGGCCCGACCGCCTCGCGGTCCTTCCTGAACTTCCACCGGACCCAGGTATGA
- a CDS encoding phosphoribosyltransferase, whose translation MSDVRENLTYERFGTAVRELAQTIADDGFEPDIVLSIARGGVFVAGGLAYALDCKNIHLVNVEFYTGVGTTLDMPVMLAPVPDRIDFSDKKVLITDDVADTGKTLKLVRDFCLDTVAEVRSAVIYEKSHSLVKCEYVWKRTEDWINFPWSVLPPCRKAGTPVTPSKDAL comes from the coding sequence ATGAGCGACGTGCGGGAGAACCTGACCTACGAGCGCTTCGGCACGGCCGTCCGTGAGCTGGCGCAGACCATCGCGGACGACGGCTTCGAGCCCGACATCGTGCTGAGCATCGCGCGCGGCGGCGTCTTCGTGGCCGGCGGCCTGGCCTACGCCCTGGACTGCAAGAACATCCACCTGGTGAACGTGGAGTTCTACACCGGCGTCGGCACCACGCTCGACATGCCGGTGATGCTGGCGCCCGTCCCGGACCGCATCGACTTCTCCGACAAGAAGGTGCTCATCACCGACGACGTCGCCGACACCGGCAAGACGCTCAAGCTGGTGCGCGACTTCTGCCTCGACACGGTCGCCGAGGTGCGTTCCGCCGTCATCTACGAGAAGTCCCACTCCCTGGTGAAGTGCGAGTACGTCTGGAAGCGCACCGAGGACTGGATCAACTTCCCGTGGTCCGTTCTGCCGCCCTGCCGCAAGGCGGGCACTCCGGTCACGCCCTCGAAGGACGCCCTGTAG
- a CDS encoding fibronectin type III domain-containing protein, with product MAAVVLGGPVVVAPEAVAAGVSCPANVYTRAFYKNTSFSGSPVKSDCDSAVDQSWSGRPLAGVPADNFGVRWSVKRDFGSGGPFTFAVSATDGVRVYLDGVRKIDLWSGTGDKARSKSVNLTVPSGSHTLRVDSVNWSGAAKVKYSYTPRTSAQYDKTRPLAPTGVKTAYDTTTRRTTVSWSANKEMDLASYSLYRRPEGSGTWTRVTTTSAHSYTDPLVNPDDRTPYFYEVRAKDKAGNTSSGSTDTVVRPLPIVPSLTGTYDRTTGKVTLKWPQNTEPQFHHYTVLSNDLVDGSYEWVPLGTTTRSTWTTGPVTPDGEWRHYRVLVTNDGGTTTYSAKWLDATATNELWLGIPDGIAPERAPDLALGTCAGGVRATASDSTPAPIRDFTGFEIERREATAGTWAPVLHQGYDPRPYTAEATVCEPLPADGRTYEYRARSYDAAGNYSPYSETRAITVPAQRSE from the coding sequence ATGGCGGCCGTTGTGCTGGGTGGCCCGGTGGTGGTCGCGCCGGAGGCGGTGGCTGCGGGGGTGAGTTGTCCGGCGAATGTGTACACGCGGGCGTTCTACAAGAACACCTCGTTCTCGGGCTCGCCGGTGAAGAGCGACTGTGACAGCGCCGTCGACCAGAGCTGGTCCGGCAGGCCGCTGGCCGGGGTGCCGGCGGACAACTTCGGTGTGCGCTGGTCGGTGAAGCGGGACTTCGGCTCCGGTGGCCCGTTCACGTTCGCGGTGTCCGCCACCGACGGCGTGCGGGTGTACCTGGACGGCGTGCGGAAGATCGACCTGTGGTCGGGTACGGGGGACAAGGCGCGGTCCAAGAGCGTCAACCTGACCGTCCCGTCCGGCAGCCACACCCTCCGCGTCGACAGCGTGAACTGGAGCGGCGCCGCGAAGGTCAAGTACAGCTACACGCCACGCACTTCGGCCCAGTACGACAAGACCAGGCCACTCGCCCCCACCGGCGTCAAGACCGCCTACGACACCACCACCCGCAGGACGACCGTCTCCTGGTCCGCCAACAAGGAGATGGATCTGGCGAGTTACTCCCTCTACCGGCGCCCCGAGGGCTCGGGCACCTGGACGCGGGTGACCACGACCAGTGCACACAGCTACACCGACCCCCTGGTGAACCCCGACGACCGTACGCCGTACTTCTACGAGGTCCGCGCGAAGGACAAGGCGGGCAACACCTCGTCGGGCAGCACCGACACCGTCGTCCGGCCACTGCCGATCGTGCCGTCCCTCACAGGTACGTACGACAGGACGACCGGCAAGGTCACCCTGAAGTGGCCGCAGAACACGGAACCGCAGTTCCACCACTACACGGTCCTGAGCAACGACCTGGTGGACGGCTCCTACGAATGGGTCCCGCTCGGCACCACCACGCGCTCCACCTGGACCACCGGCCCCGTCACCCCCGACGGCGAGTGGCGTCACTACCGCGTCCTGGTCACCAACGACGGCGGCACCACCACGTACAGCGCGAAGTGGCTCGACGCCACGGCCACCAACGAGCTGTGGCTGGGAATCCCCGACGGCATCGCCCCCGAGCGCGCCCCCGACCTGGCCCTGGGCACCTGCGCGGGCGGCGTCCGGGCCACCGCCTCGGACTCCACGCCGGCCCCGATCCGCGACTTCACCGGCTTCGAGATCGAGCGCCGCGAGGCGACGGCGGGCACCTGGGCGCCCGTCCTGCATCAGGGTTACGACCCGCGTCCCTACACGGCCGAGGCCACCGTCTGCGAGCCGCTGCCGGCCGACGGGCGCACCTACGAGTACCGGGCACGTTCCTACGACGCGGCCGGGAACTACTCGCCGTACAGCGAGACGCGGGCCATCACCGTGCCGGCCCAGCGGTCGGAGTGA
- a CDS encoding phosphatase PAP2 family protein, whose protein sequence is MLSRGLSRISGTTASTPGARSRKRLWAAAGVTALGFLVVLELTARRYGLPGPLTHQVAELVYRPKSGALLYAGLALTLVVLTWRQRFIAVAAALGIDAVLALTRWVFGIGGVGGIEGRAFGNGALWVVLGCGVVALTRRTGAERTLLLKGVGLGLLLVAGRKTGDTWLLITSRTRPQVLDPYVATADHALGNPSWVAGRIVEATGPIGSHVLDAVYGQLAVAAVVVALYQLRNVAAERRFPAHHLVRTFLVIGLLGPAIYMIYPVVGPVFAYGTGAFGTGSAHWAVAELWPHTPPPIGTPHPVVYDAITPRNCMPSLHTAWATAIFIHSRRAPRFLRVAGTFWLLATLTATLGFGYHYGIDLVAGVVFTLTIETTLRALDHGWNRLAVQQVAGGTAFFTALLLSVRFLPVRMAHHPWVAGPLVLLATAAVIYGYVRTTARWEPNPVPPAPRAEPQLEPA, encoded by the coding sequence ATGCTGTCACGGGGGCTTTCGCGAATATCCGGCACGACCGCGTCCACCCCGGGGGCCCGGTCACGGAAGAGACTCTGGGCGGCGGCGGGCGTGACGGCCCTCGGATTCCTCGTCGTGCTGGAGCTGACCGCGCGCCGCTACGGCCTGCCGGGGCCGCTCACCCACCAGGTCGCGGAGCTGGTGTACCGGCCCAAGTCGGGTGCCCTGCTGTACGCGGGTCTGGCGCTGACCCTCGTGGTGCTCACCTGGCGGCAGCGGTTCATCGCGGTCGCGGCGGCGCTCGGTATCGACGCCGTCCTCGCGCTGACCCGCTGGGTGTTCGGCATCGGCGGAGTCGGCGGGATCGAGGGCCGCGCCTTCGGCAACGGCGCGCTGTGGGTGGTGCTGGGCTGCGGCGTCGTCGCGCTCACCCGCCGTACCGGCGCGGAGCGCACCCTGCTGCTGAAGGGCGTCGGCCTGGGCCTGCTGCTGGTGGCCGGCCGCAAGACGGGCGACACCTGGCTGCTGATCACCTCCAGAACCCGCCCCCAGGTGCTCGACCCGTACGTGGCGACCGCCGACCACGCGCTGGGCAACCCGTCCTGGGTGGCGGGCCGGATCGTCGAGGCCACCGGTCCGATCGGCTCCCATGTCCTGGACGCGGTCTACGGCCAGCTCGCGGTGGCCGCGGTCGTCGTGGCGCTGTACCAGCTGCGCAACGTGGCGGCCGAGCGCCGCTTCCCGGCCCACCATCTGGTGCGTACGTTCCTGGTGATCGGCCTCCTCGGACCGGCGATCTACATGATCTACCCGGTGGTCGGCCCCGTCTTCGCCTACGGCACCGGCGCCTTCGGCACGGGCAGCGCGCACTGGGCCGTCGCCGAACTCTGGCCGCACACCCCGCCCCCCATCGGCACCCCGCACCCGGTGGTCTACGACGCGATAACGCCCCGCAACTGCATGCCCAGCCTGCACACCGCCTGGGCCACCGCGATCTTCATCCACTCCCGCCGGGCCCCGCGCTTCCTGCGCGTCGCGGGCACCTTCTGGCTGCTGGCCACCCTCACCGCGACGCTGGGGTTCGGCTACCACTACGGCATCGACCTCGTCGCCGGCGTGGTGTTCACCCTCACCATCGAGACGACCCTGCGCGCCCTCGACCACGGCTGGAACCGCCTGGCCGTACAGCAGGTCGCCGGCGGGACGGCGTTCTTCACCGCCCTGCTGCTCTCGGTCCGCTTCCTGCCCGTCCGGATGGCCCACCACCCCTGGGTGGCCGGCCCCCTCGTCCTCCTGGCGACGGCCGCGGTGATCTACGGCTACGTCCGCACCACGGCCCGCTGGGAGCCGAACCCCGTACCGCCGGCGCCCCGCGCGGAGCCGCAGCTCGAACCCGCGTGA
- a CDS encoding DUF4232 domain-containing protein: MRITTRTATASSLVALTALALVGVQAGTASAVTTAGCTTANTKLTVTEVSRPINHLLLKATNTGTTNCNAYYAPDLRAGADAQAPLAWVEDSKPQAVVTLKPGESAYAGIATYSPDGEGGTTTKTLGVLFTDRNAGGTGKEKTLNLPNGGVFFNSAAAVTYWQYSAADALTW, from the coding sequence ATGCGCATCACCACCCGCACCGCGACCGCCTCCTCCCTGGTGGCCCTCACCGCGCTCGCCCTCGTGGGCGTCCAGGCCGGTACGGCCAGTGCCGTCACCACGGCCGGCTGCACCACCGCGAACACCAAGCTGACCGTCACCGAGGTGTCCCGCCCCATCAACCACCTGCTGCTCAAGGCCACCAACACCGGCACCACCAACTGCAACGCCTACTACGCCCCCGACCTGCGCGCCGGCGCCGACGCGCAGGCCCCACTGGCCTGGGTCGAGGACAGCAAGCCGCAGGCCGTGGTCACGCTCAAGCCGGGCGAGTCCGCGTACGCCGGCATCGCCACCTACTCCCCCGACGGCGAGGGCGGCACCACCACGAAGACCCTCGGTGTCCTCTTCACCGACCGCAACGCCGGCGGCACCGGCAAGGAGAAGACCCTGAACCTGCCGAACGGCGGGGTGTTCTTCAACAGCGCGGCTGCCGTGACGTACTGGCAGTACAGCGCGGCGGACGCCCTGACCTGGTAG
- a CDS encoding helix-turn-helix domain-containing protein, with amino-acid sequence MGSAEEIAGFAALLRELKQRSGLSYEALAKRAHMSTSTLHRYCRGDGVPADYAVVSRMARLCGATPEEMVELHRRWVLADAARERGRRAAVPQEPAPKPESEPEPEPEPQQSAPSVPAVVAEPSRRRHWPLIAAAVALVVTVATALTLDRDDGGTPDPGTTGRAVAAPLTVSTRTYGWDDPQCEGKYLVDRPPAEVAPPVMGQDVPGWVAAHRAVAADRQRVALTVQGTGDEAVVIESMHVGVAGSGQPPAWNAYLGSSGCGGGVETRSFDTDLDAPHPVLTPKAGQRGFPYKVSRTDPEVLYLTARADTHDVHWYVDLQWDSAGRQGTIRINDHGKPFRTSGSRGRPVYEFLVGGTHWYRDA; translated from the coding sequence GTGGGGTCGGCTGAGGAGATCGCCGGGTTCGCGGCGCTGTTACGCGAGTTGAAGCAGCGGTCCGGGCTGAGTTACGAGGCGCTGGCGAAGCGCGCGCACATGAGTACCTCGACCCTGCACCGGTACTGCCGGGGGGACGGCGTACCGGCCGACTACGCGGTCGTCTCCCGCATGGCCCGGCTGTGCGGGGCGACGCCGGAGGAGATGGTGGAGCTGCACCGGCGGTGGGTGCTGGCGGACGCGGCGCGGGAGCGGGGACGGCGGGCGGCGGTCCCTCAGGAGCCGGCGCCGAAACCGGAGTCGGAGCCGGAACCCGAGCCGGAGCCTCAGCAGAGCGCCCCGTCTGTCCCCGCCGTCGTGGCGGAGCCGTCCCGCCGCAGGCACTGGCCCCTGATCGCGGCGGCCGTCGCCCTCGTCGTCACGGTGGCCACCGCGCTGACGCTCGACCGGGACGACGGCGGCACCCCGGACCCCGGCACCACCGGCCGGGCCGTCGCCGCCCCCCTCACCGTGAGCACCCGCACCTACGGCTGGGACGACCCCCAGTGCGAGGGGAAGTACCTCGTCGACCGGCCGCCCGCCGAGGTCGCCCCGCCGGTGATGGGGCAGGACGTGCCGGGCTGGGTGGCGGCGCACCGGGCCGTCGCGGCCGACCGGCAGCGCGTGGCGCTGACCGTCCAGGGCACCGGCGACGAGGCCGTGGTCATCGAGTCCATGCACGTCGGCGTGGCCGGCTCCGGACAGCCGCCCGCCTGGAACGCGTACCTCGGCTCCTCGGGCTGCGGTGGAGGCGTGGAGACGAGGTCCTTCGACACCGACCTCGACGCCCCCCACCCCGTACTGACCCCCAAGGCCGGCCAGCGCGGCTTCCCCTACAAGGTCAGCCGCACCGACCCCGAGGTCCTCTACCTCACCGCCCGCGCCGACACCCACGACGTCCACTGGTACGTCGACCTCCAGTGGGACAGCGCCGGCCGCCAGGGCACCATCCGCATCAACGACCACGGCAAGCCGTTCCGCACGAGCGGGAGCCGGGGGCGGCCGGTGTACGAGTTCCTGGTGGGCGGGACGCACTGGTATCGGGACGCGTGA
- a CDS encoding ATP-binding protein, whose product MDLLEREAVLQDLTGHLKVAVSGPGRLALVRGETGIGKTAVVHRLARLADPHVRVLTGACDPLATPRPLGPFTDLAPNLGAAARTALTGALAGTCRPDELFDCLLADLSSYPSLLVVEDVHWADEATMDLLRHLTRRLPGVPALVVVTYRDDEIGRTHDLTALLGTLAGYPWVHRHDLLPLSRRAVAQLAAGHTVDAEQVYRLSAGNPFIVTSVLAAPAEPVPATVREAVAGRLAGLSASARRVVDVLAVLGRRVPLPLLAGILPAPEEALDEAVACGIVRTEGRTAEFRQELTRRAVLEAVPAAHRLRVHRQALALMRSGPVAADDLAPLADHSEGAEDAAAVLEYAPAAAAHAAASGAHREAAAQYARALRYADDLPAEQQTSLLEGHSQACLLSSRLDEGVASRRTAVRLRRALGDRLREGEDLRWLSCWLWSAGRTAEARQTGLEAVRVLERLRPSRELAWAYLNLCQLACHEQEGVAVAAAYAEKAAALGERFGDAGVAGQAHFHAAAARLLSEGAGWEDCERAVSSAMARDLPVDAGFLALTLCRIGALQHDADRTTAAASRAEAYFLDHDLLPHLLCARAWDSWGLLNRGLWTEAADTAQQVVSHPGSPPVGEALALTVLGLVRARQGRDQVWPLLDRAAGLADSDCLLDTGLGWEARVEAAWLAGDHELVQTEARNGLAALAERTHPWLSGPLACWIRRAGGTPPQVPAAEPYALELTGDWAGAAARWDGLGCPHDAALARLSGDAAALREALAAFEALDARPAVARTRAVMRARGVRPIRRGARAATRANPYGLTNREVDVLKLLNEGLSDAEIAVRLYITPKTAGHHVGAVLAKLGVHTRHDAARKLHPSEP is encoded by the coding sequence ATGGACCTGCTAGAGCGAGAGGCCGTTCTCCAGGACCTCACCGGCCATCTGAAAGTGGCAGTGAGCGGCCCGGGACGCCTGGCCCTTGTGCGTGGCGAGACCGGCATCGGCAAGACCGCCGTTGTTCACCGGCTGGCCCGGCTGGCCGATCCCCACGTCCGGGTTCTGACGGGCGCCTGTGATCCGCTGGCCACTCCGCGCCCGTTGGGCCCCTTCACGGACCTGGCTCCGAACCTGGGCGCCGCGGCGCGGACCGCCCTGACCGGGGCGCTGGCCGGCACCTGCCGTCCCGACGAGCTCTTCGACTGCCTGCTCGCCGACCTGAGTTCCTATCCGAGCCTGCTGGTCGTGGAGGACGTCCACTGGGCCGACGAGGCCACGATGGACCTGCTGCGCCATCTGACCCGGCGCCTGCCCGGCGTTCCCGCGTTGGTGGTGGTCACCTACCGCGACGACGAGATCGGCCGGACCCACGACCTGACCGCCCTCCTCGGCACCCTGGCCGGTTATCCGTGGGTGCACCGCCACGACCTGCTCCCCCTGAGCCGCCGGGCCGTGGCCCAACTGGCCGCCGGACACACGGTGGACGCCGAGCAGGTGTACCGACTGTCCGCCGGCAACCCGTTCATCGTCACCTCGGTCCTGGCCGCCCCTGCCGAGCCCGTCCCGGCCACCGTGCGCGAGGCCGTCGCGGGCCGCCTGGCCGGCCTGTCGGCCTCGGCGCGCCGGGTGGTCGACGTGCTGGCCGTCCTCGGACGCCGGGTCCCGCTGCCGCTGCTGGCCGGCATACTGCCGGCTCCGGAGGAGGCTCTCGACGAGGCCGTGGCCTGCGGCATCGTACGCACCGAGGGGCGCACGGCCGAGTTCCGCCAAGAGCTGACCCGGCGGGCGGTACTGGAGGCCGTACCCGCCGCCCACCGGCTGCGAGTACATCGCCAGGCACTGGCATTGATGCGGTCCGGGCCGGTCGCGGCGGACGACCTGGCGCCGCTGGCCGACCATTCGGAGGGCGCCGAGGACGCGGCCGCCGTGCTGGAGTACGCGCCCGCGGCGGCCGCCCACGCCGCCGCGTCGGGCGCGCACCGGGAAGCGGCCGCCCAGTACGCCCGCGCCCTGCGGTACGCCGACGACCTGCCCGCCGAACAGCAGACCTCCCTGCTGGAGGGCCACTCGCAGGCCTGTCTGCTGTCCAGCCGACTCGACGAGGGGGTGGCTTCCCGCCGTACGGCGGTGCGGCTGCGCCGCGCACTGGGTGACCGGCTGCGCGAGGGGGAGGACCTGCGCTGGCTGTCGTGCTGGCTGTGGTCGGCCGGGCGCACCGCCGAGGCCAGGCAGACCGGCCTGGAGGCAGTGCGGGTACTCGAACGGCTGCGACCGAGCCGGGAGTTGGCGTGGGCCTACCTGAACCTCTGCCAGTTGGCCTGTCACGAGCAGGAAGGGGTCGCGGTGGCCGCCGCCTACGCCGAGAAGGCGGCCGCTCTGGGCGAGCGTTTCGGCGATGCGGGGGTGGCCGGCCAGGCGCACTTCCATGCCGCGGCGGCACGCCTGCTGAGCGAAGGGGCGGGGTGGGAGGACTGCGAGCGGGCGGTGTCCAGCGCGATGGCGCGGGATCTGCCGGTGGACGCGGGCTTCCTGGCGCTCACCCTGTGCCGGATCGGCGCGTTGCAGCATGATGCCGACCGGACCACCGCGGCCGCGAGCCGGGCGGAAGCCTACTTCCTCGATCACGACCTGCTGCCCCACCTGCTGTGCGCGAGGGCCTGGGACAGCTGGGGGCTGCTGAACCGGGGCCTGTGGACCGAGGCCGCCGACACCGCGCAGCAGGTCGTCTCCCACCCCGGCTCACCGCCGGTGGGCGAGGCCCTGGCCCTGACCGTCCTGGGCCTGGTGCGGGCCCGGCAGGGCAGGGACCAGGTGTGGCCGCTGCTGGACCGGGCGGCGGGCCTCGCCGACTCGGACTGCCTGCTGGACACGGGTCTCGGGTGGGAGGCCCGGGTCGAGGCGGCCTGGCTGGCCGGTGACCACGAACTGGTCCAGACGGAGGCGCGCAACGGGCTGGCCGCGTTGGCGGAGCGTACGCACCCCTGGCTGTCCGGCCCGCTGGCCTGCTGGATCCGCCGCGCCGGCGGGACACCCCCGCAGGTGCCGGCCGCCGAACCCTACGCGCTGGAGCTGACCGGCGACTGGGCGGGCGCCGCGGCCCGCTGGGACGGGCTCGGTTGCCCGCACGACGCGGCGCTGGCCCGCCTGTCCGGCGACGCAGCCGCGCTGCGCGAGGCCCTGGCGGCCTTCGAGGCCCTGGACGCCCGGCCGGCCGTGGCACGCACCCGCGCCGTCATGCGCGCTCGGGGGGTCCGCCCGATCCGGCGCGGCGCACGGGCGGCCACCCGGGCCAACCCGTACGGGCTGACCAACCGGGAGGTGGACGTCCTCAAACTGCTGAACGAGGGCCTGTCGGACGCCGAGATCGCCGTCCGCCTCTACATCACGCCCAAGACCGCCGGGCACCACGTGGGCGCGGTGCTGGCCAAGCTCGGCGTCCACACCCGGCACGACGCCGCCCGCAAACTGCACCCTTCCGAGCCGTGA
- a CDS encoding polysaccharide deacetylase family protein: MARHNGTRGWYGKVVGAALGVTMLAVGASIWTAQADTAGAPAPKHATSSVKPVDVTIAHSSDRGARGVNITIDDGPDPTWTPQVLAVLEEYGVKATFCMVGTQAQAHPELVKQVVAAGHRLCDHTVSHDTAMDKKPVAYQSRQILDAERMITEASGGVRPMYYRAPGGAFTPASRKLAASRGMRPLGWNVDTKDFERPGTDAIVATVERELPNGPTLLFHDAGGDRSQTVAALRRVLPELKQQGYSFGFPAR, encoded by the coding sequence ATGGCGCGGCACAACGGGACGCGGGGCTGGTACGGCAAGGTGGTCGGGGCGGCGCTCGGGGTGACGATGCTCGCGGTCGGGGCGTCCATATGGACCGCGCAGGCCGACACCGCGGGCGCGCCCGCGCCGAAGCACGCGACCAGCAGTGTGAAGCCGGTCGACGTGACCATCGCGCACTCCTCGGACCGGGGCGCGCGCGGGGTCAACATCACCATCGACGACGGCCCCGACCCCACCTGGACGCCCCAGGTGCTGGCCGTGCTCGAGGAGTACGGGGTGAAGGCCACGTTCTGCATGGTCGGCACCCAGGCGCAGGCGCACCCCGAACTGGTGAAGCAGGTCGTCGCGGCCGGGCACCGGCTGTGCGACCACACGGTGTCGCACGACACCGCGATGGACAAGAAGCCCGTGGCCTACCAGTCGCGGCAGATCCTCGACGCCGAGCGCATGATCACCGAGGCGTCCGGGGGCGTACGGCCCATGTACTACCGCGCCCCCGGCGGCGCCTTCACCCCCGCCAGCCGCAAGCTCGCCGCCTCGCGCGGGATGCGGCCGCTGGGCTGGAACGTCGACACCAAGGACTTCGAACGGCCGGGCACGGACGCCATCGTGGCCACGGTCGAGCGTGAACTGCCCAACGGGCCGACGCTGTTGTTCCACGACGCGGGCGGCGACCGCTCGCAGACGGTCGCGGCGCTGCGGCGCGTACTGCCCGAACTCAAGCAGCAGGGCTACTCGTTCGGGTTCCCGGCGCGCTGA